The Chitinophaga caeni genome segment AAAAAATACATCGATCTATTGGCGATGCACAAAATGAATACTTTCCATTGGCATCTTACCGATGACCAAGGATGGCGTATCGAAATCAAGAAATACCCCAAGCTACAAACCATTGCATCACGAAGAAAAACTTCTATGGTTGGCCGTTATGCAGATAATAAATTCGATGGCAAGCCATACGGTGGCTATTATACACAGGAAGAAGTTAAAGATGTCGTTAAATATGCAGCGGCAAGACAGGTAACGGTTATTCCTGAAATTGAAATGCCGGGCCATGCACTGGCGGCCTTGGCAGCGTATCCTAACCTCGGATGTACCGGTGGTCCATACGAAGTCGGTACCAAATGGGGAGTATTCGATGATGTTTTTTGCGCAGGAAATGATTCTGTTTTCGCATTTTTACAGGATGTATTAGACGAAGTAATGCCGTTGTTCCCTGGCAAATACGTACACATCGGCGGTGATGAATGTCCTAAAACGCGCTGGAAAGAATGCCCCAAGTGCCAGGCCAGGATCAAGGCGGAAGGCTTAAAAGATGAACATGCCTTGCAAAGTTATTTCATTCAAAGAATGGAGAAATATATCAATAGCAAAGGCAAAAAAATCATCGGTTGGGATGAAATTTTAGAGGGCGGGCTCGCACCGAATGCAACCGTGATGAGCTGGAGAGGTATGGAAGGTGGTACCGAGGCAGCCAAGCAACATCACGATGTTATTATGACCCCGGGATCCCACGTATATTTCGATCATTATCAATCTAAAGATAAATCTGAGCCTATCGCTATAGGAGGATTTACTCCTGTTAGTAAAGTTTATAGTTTTGAACCTGTTCCGGCTTCTTTATCAGAAACAGAAAAGCAATATATCATCGGGGCGCAAGCCAACCTTTGGAGCGAATATATTTTAACGCCCGAACAGGTAGAATACATGGTATACCCGCGTGCAACCGCATTGTCGGAAGTATTGTGGTCGCCGGAAGGAAAACGGGATTATGATGATTTCTTAAACCGTTTGAAAGTGCATCTGAAACGTTTAGATGTAAAACATGTCAATTATGCGAAGCATGTATTCGGGATTGTAAGCAAGGTTGAAAATAAGGCAGACGGCCAAGTGAGTGTTTCGCTTGATACGAAATTAGATGGCGGCGTCATCCGTTATACCTTGGATGGTAAAGAACCTACGCCGCGTTCACCAATTTATAAAAAACCGATCCAGGTCAGCAAGGATATGGATATTTGGGCGAAGGTTTTCCAAGGACAAAAAGCCTTTGGTAGCGGTTATCATCAAGACTTTATTTACCATAAAGCCCTTGGAAAAAAAACAACCTTATTAACACAACCCAGTGAAAAATATATGGCCGATGGTGCATTTACACTTGTAAATGGTATCAAGGGAAACGAGGAACATGCGAGCGGCGCATGGTTGGGTTACGCG includes the following:
- a CDS encoding glycoside hydrolase family 20 protein, which translates into the protein MSIINLLLRKSVIGLMIACVFSLEASAQATRKANIIPLPVSLQEKDGYFMINPGTKLMANSPSEKQTAELFNEYFKSISGYALPIVATATNNVIILRTLQQSPAEGYRISSSPNAITVTGNDDAGTFYGMQTVMQLVPVEKSKNYALPLVTVEDYPRFQYRGLHLDVCRHFFPVSFVKKYIDLLAMHKMNTFHWHLTDDQGWRIEIKKYPKLQTIASRRKTSMVGRYADNKFDGKPYGGYYTQEEVKDVVKYAAARQVTVIPEIEMPGHALAALAAYPNLGCTGGPYEVGTKWGVFDDVFCAGNDSVFAFLQDVLDEVMPLFPGKYVHIGGDECPKTRWKECPKCQARIKAEGLKDEHALQSYFIQRMEKYINSKGKKIIGWDEILEGGLAPNATVMSWRGMEGGTEAAKQHHDVIMTPGSHVYFDHYQSKDKSEPIAIGGFTPVSKVYSFEPVPASLSETEKQYIIGAQANLWSEYILTPEQVEYMVYPRATALSEVLWSPEGKRDYDDFLNRLKVHLKRLDVKHVNYAKHVFGIVSKVENKADGQVSVSLDTKLDGGVIRYTLDGKEPTPRSPIYKKPIQVSKDMDIWAKVFQGQKAFGSGYHQDFIYHKALGKKTTLLTQPSEKYMADGAFTLVNGIKGNEEHASGAWLGYAGKNMEAVIDLGKEMPVKEVSCRSLQNPSQWIWAGKKITIGLSTDGKNFNNRTTEGSFGGKLIGEMKLHYQPGASARYVKIVLENAGKIPSGNPGAGEDSWLFVDEIVVR